The sequence GGCCGCGACCAGGCTCGCGGCCTGCGGCGGAGCCTGGCCGGCACCGAGCGCCGCGCAGGCCGACAGCGTCCCGGCGACGAAGCCCTTGGAGGCCATCAGCGAGAGCGGATCGCGGCCGGAGAGGCGCAGGGTGGTCATGTTGTCGACGGCCCAGGCCAGGCATGACGCGGCGATCGCCACGATGCCGATCCACTCCGTGGCGCCGCCGCCCTGCGAGTTGAAGCTCAGCGCCACGCCGCCGGCCAGGATGAACGCCGCGCCCGTCACCTCGCGGCGGTTGAGCGTCTCGCCCAGGAGCACCGCGATGAGCAGCGTGAACACCCCCTCCAGGTTGCCGAGCAACGCCCCGACGGTGCCGGACACGTGCCCCAGGCCAAGCAGGAGCAGTGGCGAGGCCGTGCAGCCGCACAGGGCTCCCAGCAGCAGCGTGGGCAGGTCTTCCCGGCGCAGCGGGCCGTGCTCGGCCGACTGCCAGCCGGCCAGGCGGCGCGCCGACTGGACGAGCGCCAATGTCACGCCCGCGCTGCCGTACAGGACGGCCGAGGTCCACAGCGGCGGAACGTCCTGCAACCAGGCCTTGGCGGCCGGCATGTAGAGGCCGAACAGCACGACCATGCCGATGCCGTAGGCGATGCCCTGCCAGCGGCCGGCCGCCGGGCTGTCGGTA is a genomic window of Candidatus Tanganyikabacteria bacterium containing:
- a CDS encoding DMT family transporter; this translates as MSTDSPAAGRWQGIAYGIGMVVLFGLYMPAAKAWLQDVPPLWTSAVLYGSAGVTLALVQSARRLAGWQSAEHGPLRREDLPTLLLGALCGCTASPLLLLGLGHVSGTVGALLGNLEGVFTLLIAVLLGETLNRREVTGAAFILAGGVALSFNSQGGGATEWIGIVAIAASCLAWAVDNMTTLRLSGRDPLSLMASKGFVAGTLSACAALGAGQAPPQAASLVAAAAIGAGCWAASMVCFAMAMRHLGAARVGSMLALAPFVGALGSIVGLGERPTAAILVAGVLMAVGAYWLAVGHLAHSAPQSASDKVTSSGKKPISA